In Myxococcus stipitatus, the following are encoded in one genomic region:
- a CDS encoding sigma-70 family RNA polymerase sigma factor — translation MSEDRLQTLYRTYGPSLYARCRQILGDDAAAADATQETFLRLHRQLERAPDAHHALAWIYRVATNYCLNQARDRHRRAMPVAEVPEVAGLDSERLLEDRDLARRLIATAPPKVAEVAWLHLADGMTQDEVAQVLGISRRTVVNRLADFHRHAHAHAGRPPA, via the coding sequence ATGTCCGAAGATCGCCTCCAAACGCTGTACCGCACGTACGGGCCTTCTCTCTATGCCCGGTGCCGGCAGATTCTGGGTGACGACGCCGCGGCGGCGGACGCCACCCAGGAGACCTTCCTTCGTCTCCACCGACAGTTGGAACGCGCACCGGATGCCCATCACGCGTTGGCGTGGATCTACCGCGTCGCGACCAACTACTGCCTCAACCAGGCGAGGGACCGGCACCGCCGAGCCATGCCCGTCGCCGAAGTGCCGGAGGTCGCAGGTCTTGATTCCGAGCGGCTTCTCGAGGACCGGGACCTGGCCCGGCGCCTCATCGCCACGGCCCCCCCGAAAGTGGCGGAAGTCGCCTGGCTCCACCTCGCCGATGGGATGACGCAGGACGAGGTGGCCCAGGTGCTTGGCATCTCCCGGAGAACCGTCGTCAACCGCCTCGCTGATTTCCACCGGCATGCGCATGCGCACGCCGGGAGGCCCCCCGCATGA